The Denitrificimonas caeni genome has a segment encoding these proteins:
- a CDS encoding (Fe-S)-binding protein: MSNLFYNAAPQETRVAPPRKPARTYPTGKPTQVYLFGTCVVDLFFPEAGMDAIHLLEREGIRVDFPQGQSCCGQPAYTSGYTEQAREVARAQLKLFANDWPVVVTSGSCAGMFREHYPDLFKDEPEMLAKVKHLAERTYELAEFLLHVCDVQLIDQGAPLQVALHTSCSARREMNTHLHARALLSQLAQVERVEHDHESECCGFGGTFSVRMPDISGAMVADKTQSLLASGAQQVVSADCGCLMNINGSFEKQNIPLLGQHLASFLWQRTQTKQEASV, encoded by the coding sequence ATGAGTAACCTTTTTTATAATGCCGCACCGCAAGAGACTCGGGTTGCACCGCCACGCAAGCCCGCGCGCACTTACCCGACCGGCAAGCCCACTCAGGTGTATTTATTTGGTACCTGCGTGGTGGATTTATTTTTCCCTGAAGCTGGGATGGATGCGATTCACTTGCTAGAGCGTGAAGGCATTCGCGTTGACTTCCCGCAAGGACAAAGTTGCTGCGGACAACCCGCCTACACCTCCGGTTACACCGAGCAAGCCCGCGAAGTGGCGCGTGCACAGCTCAAACTCTTTGCAAACGACTGGCCGGTGGTGGTCACCTCGGGCTCTTGCGCGGGAATGTTTCGTGAGCACTATCCCGATTTATTCAAAGACGAACCGGAAATGCTAGCCAAGGTTAAGCATCTCGCCGAGCGCACCTATGAGCTGGCCGAGTTTTTATTGCATGTCTGCGACGTGCAACTGATTGATCAAGGCGCACCCTTGCAAGTGGCGCTGCACACTTCCTGCTCAGCTCGTCGCGAAATGAACACCCATCTGCATGCGCGCGCACTGCTGAGCCAATTAGCTCAGGTTGAGCGGGTTGAACATGACCACGAAAGCGAATGCTGTGGCTTTGGCGGTACTTTCTCGGTACGGATGCCAGATATTTCTGGGGCGATGGTGGCGGATAAAACCCAGTCTTTACTGGCCAGCGGCGCACAGCAAGTGGTCAGCGCCGACTGCGGTTGCTTAATGAATATCAATGGTTCTTTTGAGAAACAAAACATAC
- a CDS encoding L-lactate permease, which yields MSSSLLALLAFSPILLAAILLIGLRWPARRAMPLVFLFTVSIALYFWEMSLNRILASSLQGLVITAGVLWIIFGAILLLNTLKHSGAIQSIRAGFITISPDRRVQAIIIAWLFGSFIEGASGFGTTAAIAAPLLVAIGFPAMAALMLGMLVQSTPVSFGAVGTPIIIGITGGLDSDAVSAQLLANGSDWPAFIQLITSQVAIIHAIVGTVMPLIMVLMLTRFFGQEKSWKAGFAILPFALFAGLAFTIPYAATGILLGPEFPSMLGGLIGLAIVTTAARFNFLTPKTTWDFAPAKEWPSQWLGSIEMKLDNITSKPMSSLKAWIPYVLVGVLLVISRVSSTVADALKAVTLKFPNILGEAGINADFMPLYLPGGILVFVACSTYFLHKMPWQNFRSALSESSRILLGAGFVLLFTIPMVRILINSGINAADIPSMPIAMARYVADSVGDIYPLLAPSIGALGAFIAGSNTISNMMFSQFQLGVAENLGISGALILAGQAIGAAAGNMIAIHNVVAASATVGLLGQEGTTLRKTIWPTLYYTLFTGLIIFIAIKVLGITDPLMP from the coding sequence ATGTCATCTAGCCTACTTGCACTGTTAGCTTTCTCGCCGATTTTACTCGCCGCTATCTTACTGATTGGTTTGCGTTGGCCTGCTCGACGAGCAATGCCTTTGGTGTTTTTATTTACAGTCTCTATTGCTCTGTATTTCTGGGAGATGAGCCTTAATCGAATTTTAGCTTCAAGCCTGCAGGGCCTAGTGATTACTGCTGGTGTGCTGTGGATTATTTTTGGTGCAATTTTACTGCTCAATACCCTCAAACACTCTGGTGCGATTCAATCGATCCGTGCTGGTTTTATTACTATCAGCCCTGACCGTCGCGTACAAGCGATTATTATTGCATGGTTATTTGGCAGTTTTATTGAGGGCGCATCAGGTTTTGGTACTACGGCTGCGATTGCTGCCCCGCTACTGGTGGCGATTGGTTTCCCTGCCATGGCAGCGTTGATGCTCGGCATGTTAGTGCAAAGTACACCAGTCTCTTTTGGTGCGGTTGGCACACCAATAATAATTGGTATTACCGGTGGCCTCGATAGTGATGCTGTCAGCGCGCAACTCTTAGCCAATGGCTCTGACTGGCCCGCTTTTATCCAGTTGATCACCAGCCAAGTGGCCATTATTCATGCCATCGTTGGTACCGTCATGCCCCTCATTATGGTGCTCATGTTGACCCGGTTTTTTGGTCAAGAAAAAAGCTGGAAAGCAGGCTTTGCCATACTGCCATTCGCCTTATTTGCCGGTCTGGCATTTACCATCCCCTACGCTGCAACCGGTATTTTATTAGGGCCTGAGTTTCCATCTATGCTCGGTGGCCTAATCGGCTTAGCCATTGTTACCACCGCCGCACGCTTTAATTTTCTTACCCCTAAAACCACATGGGATTTTGCCCCCGCCAAAGAATGGCCCAGCCAGTGGTTGGGTTCTATTGAAATGAAGCTCGATAACATCACCAGCAAACCCATGAGCAGCTTAAAAGCCTGGATACCCTATGTTTTAGTTGGGGTGTTGCTGGTGATCAGCCGTGTATCCTCAACCGTGGCTGACGCACTGAAAGCGGTAACCCTTAAGTTTCCAAATATCTTAGGTGAAGCCGGCATTAATGCAGATTTTATGCCGTTATACTTGCCCGGTGGTATTTTAGTGTTCGTCGCTTGCAGCACCTATTTTCTACACAAAATGCCTTGGCAGAATTTCCGCTCAGCCTTAAGCGAGTCCAGTCGAATTTTATTGGGTGCTGGCTTTGTCTTACTCTTTACCATACCCATGGTGCGCATCCTGATTAACTCTGGGATTAACGCTGCAGATATTCCCAGCATGCCAATTGCTATGGCGCGTTATGTCGCCGATAGCGTTGGCGACATTTATCCTCTCTTAGCGCCCAGTATCGGTGCCCTAGGTGCCTTTATTGCTGGCTCCAACACTATCAGCAATATGATGTTTAGCCAGTTCCAGCTCGGCGTCGCAGAAAATCTTGGTATTTCTGGTGCTCTAATTCTAGCTGGGCAAGCGATTGGCGCAGCAGCAGGCAATATGATTGCAATCCACAACGTAGTTGCTGCGTCTGCCACTGTTGGTTTGCTGGGACAAGAAGGCACCACGCTAAGAAAGACCATTTGGCCAACGTTGTATTACACGTTATTTACCGGCCTGATTATTTTTATAGCCATAAAGGTACTGGGCATTACCGATCCACTTATGCCTTAA
- a CDS encoding FCD domain-containing protein has translation MSFAHIQQRRLSDDIVERLETMILEGVLQAGERLPAERKLAEQFGVSRPSLREAIQKLVAKGLLISRQGGGNYVCKEVGATFSDPLLALLAEKPDAQKDLLEFRHTLEGACAYYAALRATPSDHERLAAALAQLEACYENSAEGCRVEEGLADARFHLAIAEASHNVVLLHTIRGLFDLLRGNVTTNIGGMYPQRSETRTMLLEQHRALYQAVKAGEAEQARSLSNTHIEYVCEVLAEVDEEQLRVQRSERRKHV, from the coding sequence ATGAGCTTTGCACATATACAGCAGCGCCGTTTGTCGGACGACATTGTTGAACGACTGGAAACGATGATTTTAGAAGGGGTTTTGCAAGCCGGTGAGCGTCTGCCAGCGGAGCGAAAGTTAGCTGAGCAGTTTGGCGTCTCACGTCCGTCGCTGCGCGAAGCAATTCAAAAACTTGTGGCGAAAGGGTTGTTGATCAGTCGTCAAGGCGGTGGCAACTACGTCTGTAAGGAAGTGGGTGCAACTTTCAGTGATCCGCTGCTGGCTTTGTTGGCTGAAAAGCCCGACGCACAGAAAGACTTGCTGGAGTTTCGGCATACCCTCGAAGGTGCTTGTGCGTACTATGCGGCGTTGCGTGCCACTCCGTCGGATCATGAACGCTTAGCTGCTGCACTTGCCCAGCTCGAAGCCTGCTATGAAAACTCAGCAGAAGGCTGTCGTGTGGAAGAAGGGTTGGCCGATGCACGTTTTCATTTAGCCATCGCTGAAGCCAGCCACAATGTGGTGCTATTGCATACGATTCGGGGATTGTTTGATTTGTTGCGCGGTAATGTCACCACCAATATTGGTGGCATGTACCCGCAGCGTAGCGAAACCCGTACGATGTTGCTTGAGCAGCATCGAGCTCTGTACCAAGCCGTCAAAGCAGGTGAAGCTGAGCAAGCACGGAGTTTGTCCAATACGCACATTGAGTATGTTTGTGAGGTGTTAGCCGAAGTGGATGAGGAGCAACTCAGGGTGCAACGCTCCGAGCGCCGCAAGCACGTTTAG
- a CDS encoding amidohydrolase family protein, with protein MTALLLAQPLAHARSYVDGHLHYVDFFQESAGMSALLSAMDQGKISHAAIMGIPVAKKWHEDEPKKPRYYAGDDADLYWYSATDFYLREAIQKLKPEQQQRFLPFLSGFNSSDKNAAAHIRRTLDMHPGFWQGIGEVFTRHDDVTALMQGSTPRANNEAMLKVYRVAAEYDLPVLLHSNITSKRERNPLYLEELEEALSKNTDVRFIWAHAGTSMELHRHQDELDFLLPLVQRLLNEHDNLYIDLSWTLLEPYLLDAKSQPNPEWLALFEAYPTRFVLGSDVVGRFNNLGNIIQSFDPVLDALPADVAQAIAVDNFLALIPKQRNK; from the coding sequence ATGACTGCCTTGCTGCTGGCTCAACCATTGGCGCACGCGCGCAGCTATGTGGATGGCCACCTGCACTATGTGGACTTTTTTCAAGAGTCCGCAGGCATGTCAGCTTTATTAAGCGCCATGGATCAAGGCAAAATCAGCCACGCCGCCATTATGGGCATTCCTGTGGCGAAGAAATGGCACGAAGATGAGCCGAAAAAACCACGCTATTATGCGGGCGATGATGCTGATCTGTACTGGTATAGCGCCACTGATTTCTATTTACGTGAAGCCATCCAGAAACTAAAACCCGAACAGCAACAACGCTTCTTGCCTTTCTTATCTGGTTTTAATAGCAGCGACAAAAACGCAGCGGCGCACATCCGCCGTACTTTAGACATGCACCCAGGTTTTTGGCAAGGCATTGGCGAGGTGTTTACCCGCCATGACGATGTCACTGCGCTGATGCAAGGCAGCACGCCACGGGCCAATAACGAAGCCATGCTGAAAGTCTATCGCGTCGCTGCTGAGTATGATTTACCGGTCTTACTGCACAGCAATATCACCTCCAAGCGCGAACGTAACCCGCTCTATTTAGAAGAACTGGAAGAAGCTCTAAGCAAGAATACCGATGTGCGTTTTATCTGGGCCCATGCCGGCACCAGTATGGAGTTGCACCGTCACCAAGACGAATTGGATTTTTTACTGCCGCTGGTGCAGCGCTTACTGAACGAGCACGATAACCTTTATATTGATTTGTCCTGGACTTTACTGGAGCCGTATTTGCTCGACGCAAAGAGCCAACCAAACCCTGAATGGCTCGCACTGTTTGAGGCTTACCCAACACGCTTTGTGCTCGGCAGTGATGTGGTTGGGCGCTTTAATAATCTAGGCAACATCATCCAAAGTTTTGACCCAGTGCTGGATGCTTTGCCTGCAGATGTCGCACAAGCCATCGCTGTAGATAATTTTCTGGCATTAATCCCAAAGCAGCGAAACAAATAA
- a CDS encoding TsoY family (seleno)protein encodes MLKRDPQQPWHPSYWLAALGAGGLSISFFMYLMWMIPHTGFPMPTWEHLSAALQGSSALPTGVQPLAFAATTLMVLLALLHFTLVVWNLREQSAARKSDSYAASWLDSPNEVQLMTQPLTLAMTVNVCFALGALLVPGLWSVVEYLFPLALLAFAGIGVWALRIYGRYISRILVSGGYRSDEHNHLSPLIAVFTFAMLSVGFAAPAAMSNTQALSVLASTLSILFLMVALVTGLLVLISGLQAMMQHGLQPQATPSVWMLVPIMTLLGIEWVRLQHGLDLHFATPIVPSKIFVMLTGIFMLQLGIMLLGYRIMQLNGYLAAHFKGDQRSPISFGLICPGVAVFVMGMFWWHLVWVESGIVSAFSPVYWLAIGILATVQFYTLTALLRLSARLLRYKPVVIASMQ; translated from the coding sequence ATGCTAAAACGCGACCCACAACAACCTTGGCACCCCAGTTATTGGCTTGCTGCACTGGGTGCCGGTGGCCTGTCCATCTCTTTCTTTATGTACCTGATGTGGATGATTCCCCATACTGGTTTTCCGATGCCAACTTGGGAGCATCTGAGCGCAGCTCTACAGGGCTCTAGCGCTCTACCAACCGGAGTGCAGCCACTGGCCTTTGCAGCCACAACTTTAATGGTGCTGCTGGCCTTACTGCACTTCACTTTGGTGGTTTGGAACCTGCGCGAACAAAGCGCTGCACGCAAAAGTGACAGCTATGCGGCGAGCTGGCTCGACTCCCCCAATGAAGTCCAGCTGATGACTCAACCACTGACCCTAGCCATGACAGTCAACGTCTGCTTTGCCCTAGGTGCATTGCTGGTGCCTGGCCTTTGGTCTGTGGTGGAGTACTTATTTCCGCTAGCGCTATTAGCCTTTGCTGGCATTGGCGTGTGGGCGCTACGGATTTATGGCCGTTATATCAGTCGCATTTTAGTCAGCGGTGGTTACCGCAGCGACGAGCACAACCACCTTTCCCCGCTGATTGCAGTGTTTACCTTTGCCATGCTCTCGGTGGGGTTTGCTGCGCCAGCGGCCATGTCCAACACCCAAGCCTTGTCAGTTTTAGCCAGCACCTTGTCGATTCTGTTTTTAATGGTGGCTTTAGTCACAGGTTTGCTGGTGCTGATCTCGGGTCTGCAAGCGATGATGCAGCACGGTTTACAACCGCAAGCAACACCCAGCGTGTGGATGCTAGTACCCATTATGACGTTATTGGGTATTGAGTGGGTGCGCTTACAGCACGGTCTGGATCTACACTTTGCCACGCCCATAGTGCCGAGCAAGATCTTTGTGATGCTCACCGGCATCTTTATGCTGCAACTAGGGATTATGTTACTAGGCTACCGCATTATGCAGCTCAACGGTTATTTGGCCGCGCACTTTAAAGGTGATCAACGCAGCCCGATTAGCTTTGGTTTGATTTGCCCCGGCGTTGCCGTGTTTGTCATGGGCATGTTTTGGTGGCACTTAGTCTGGGTTGAAAGCGGCATCGTCAGCGCTTTTAGTCCGGTATATTGGCTAGCCATTGGCATCCTGGCCACAGTGCAGTTTTACACCCTGACTGCTCTGTTGCGCTTAAGCGCCCGCTTACTGCGTTACAAACCTGTGGTTATTGCTTCCATGCAGTAA
- a CDS encoding peroxiredoxin: MQTTDTAVYGLPRLNERAPEFNAPTTDGDKCLDDYKGKWLVLFSHPADFTPVCTTEFVAFAKAEPEFTKRNCELLGLSIDSTHSHIAWMRNIEEKFGVTIPFPIIADLKMDVARAYGMIHPGAADTSAVRATFIIDPNGILRAMVYYPMSNGRLIEEFIRLLDALQTSDEHKVATPEGWKPGDRVIVPPAATAAEADARVKSGEYECVDFYYCTKQL; encoded by the coding sequence ATGCAAACGACTGATACTGCTGTATATGGTTTACCACGTCTAAACGAGCGCGCACCAGAGTTCAATGCGCCAACTACCGACGGTGACAAGTGCTTAGATGATTATAAAGGTAAATGGTTGGTGTTGTTTTCACACCCAGCTGACTTTACCCCAGTGTGCACCACTGAATTTGTTGCTTTTGCTAAAGCAGAGCCAGAATTCACCAAGCGTAACTGTGAGCTATTAGGTTTGTCTATCGATAGCACCCACTCGCACATTGCTTGGATGCGCAATATTGAAGAGAAGTTTGGCGTAACCATTCCTTTCCCAATCATTGCTGACCTAAAAATGGATGTTGCTCGTGCCTATGGCATGATCCACCCTGGTGCTGCAGATACTTCAGCAGTGCGTGCGACCTTTATCATTGACCCCAATGGCATTTTACGCGCCATGGTTTACTACCCAATGAGTAATGGTCGCCTGATTGAAGAGTTCATCCGCTTATTGGATGCACTGCAAACCAGTGACGAGCACAAGGTTGCTACCCCTGAGGGCTGGAAACCAGGTGACCGTGTCATCGTTCCACCTGCAGCCACTGCCGCTGAAGCAGATGCTCGCGTCAAATCAGGTGAGTATGAGTGTGTTGACTTCTACTACTGCACCAAGCAACTATAA
- a CDS encoding universal stress protein, whose product MQKILACIDESTWSTSVEDAAIWAAKQLKSPLLFLHSIEKQVAIPDSRDFSGAIGLGSRSKLLTEIATLDQLRAKVALQLGKELLASAEQKAQESGCEHIETMQRHGEFVDTLLALENDARLVIIGHSGSSTGKKANVLGTHVENLLRRINTSVLITPHDFVTPSSFMLAYDGRATSERALQLILDSSLLQGLDCHLVAIKNKQDDLQEKLADAEQRLSSKGFSVTATFLEGDIFKQLLNYQQTHAIGMSVMGAFAGTRLRQFFVGSNTLKMLENSNLPVLVVK is encoded by the coding sequence ATGCAAAAGATTTTAGCCTGTATTGATGAGTCAACCTGGTCAACCAGCGTTGAAGACGCCGCTATTTGGGCAGCTAAACAGCTGAAGAGTCCGCTGCTGTTTTTGCACAGCATTGAAAAGCAAGTTGCGATCCCCGACAGTCGTGATTTTTCTGGTGCCATTGGTTTGGGCTCACGCAGCAAATTACTCACAGAAATAGCCACTCTGGATCAGCTACGCGCCAAAGTTGCCTTACAGCTGGGCAAAGAGCTGCTTGCTAGCGCCGAACAAAAAGCACAAGAGTCCGGCTGTGAGCACATAGAAACCATGCAGCGCCATGGTGAGTTTGTGGATACTTTACTGGCACTCGAAAACGATGCACGCTTAGTCATTATTGGCCACTCGGGCAGTAGCACAGGGAAGAAAGCCAACGTATTAGGCACTCATGTGGAAAACCTATTACGTCGTATCAACACCTCAGTGCTGATTACCCCGCATGATTTTGTTACACCCAGCAGCTTTATGCTGGCTTACGATGGACGCGCCACCAGTGAGCGCGCTCTGCAACTCATCTTAGACAGCTCTTTACTGCAAGGCTTAGATTGCCACTTGGTGGCGATAAAAAACAAACAGGACGATCTGCAAGAAAAACTGGCCGATGCCGAACAACGCTTAAGCAGCAAGGGCTTCTCGGTTACCGCAACCTTCCTCGAAGGCGATATTTTCAAACAGTTGTTAAATTACCAGCAGACGCATGCCATCGGTATGTCGGTAATGGGCGCATTCGCTGGAACACGCTTACGCCAGTTCTTTGTTGGCAGTAACACTTTAAAAATGCTGGAAAACAGCAATCTGCCGGTCTTAGTTGTTAAGTAA
- a CDS encoding SulP family inorganic anion transporter gives MFKNMQNEWFFNIRGDLLSGLVVALALIPEAIAFSIIAGVDPKVGLYASFCIAVIIAFVGGRPGMISAATGAMALLMITLVKQHGLEYLLAATLLTGVLQIAAGYLKLGALMRFVSKSVVTGFVNALAILIFMAQLPELTNVTWHVYAMTAAGLGIIYLFPLLPKIGKSLPSPLVCIVVLTAVAMYLGLDIRTVGDMGDLPDTLPIFLWPEVPLNLETLKIILPYSVALAIVGLLESLMTATIIDELTDTKSDRDRECKGQGIANIGAGLLGGMAGCAMIGQSVINIKSGGRGRLSTFCAGFFLLIMVVFLSDWIKQIPMAALVAVMVMVSIGTFSWSSVRDLKKHPLSTNIVMITTVAVVLATHNLALGVLAGVLLATLFFANKVARLMVIKQAQENANAPLQYQVIGQVFFTSAEKFLESFDFTIAAEKVVIDLTRAHFWDITAVSALDSVVIKYQRQGAEVEVIGMNDASKTVIDKYAVHNDPKALEKLLSDN, from the coding sequence ATGTTTAAAAATATGCAAAACGAATGGTTTTTCAATATACGTGGTGACCTGCTCTCGGGACTGGTGGTCGCTCTTGCCCTCATTCCTGAAGCCATTGCTTTCTCGATTATTGCTGGCGTCGACCCCAAAGTGGGCTTGTATGCATCTTTCTGTATTGCGGTGATTATTGCCTTTGTCGGTGGCCGCCCCGGCATGATTTCTGCAGCCACCGGTGCCATGGCACTGTTAATGATCACCCTAGTGAAACAGCACGGCTTAGAGTACTTACTGGCTGCGACCTTATTAACTGGCGTACTGCAAATTGCCGCCGGTTATTTAAAACTCGGCGCGCTGATGCGCTTTGTTTCCAAGTCGGTGGTCACCGGTTTTGTCAACGCTTTAGCCATTCTGATTTTTATGGCACAACTGCCTGAGCTGACCAATGTCACTTGGCATGTGTATGCAATGACCGCCGCTGGTCTGGGTATTATTTACCTGTTTCCCTTACTGCCTAAAATCGGTAAAAGCCTGCCCTCGCCGCTGGTCTGTATTGTGGTCTTGACCGCTGTTGCCATGTACTTAGGCTTGGATATTCGTACCGTTGGCGACATGGGTGACCTGCCAGATACCCTTCCGATTTTCTTATGGCCCGAAGTGCCGCTCAACTTAGAAACCTTAAAAATCATCCTGCCCTACTCGGTAGCGCTGGCTATTGTTGGCCTGCTGGAGTCATTAATGACGGCCACTATTATTGATGAGTTAACCGACACCAAAAGCGACCGTGACCGCGAGTGTAAGGGCCAAGGCATTGCCAATATTGGTGCAGGCTTGCTCGGTGGTATGGCCGGTTGCGCGATGATTGGTCAATCAGTGATCAACATTAAATCCGGTGGCCGCGGGCGTTTATCGACCTTCTGTGCCGGTTTCTTCTTACTGATTATGGTGGTCTTTTTAAGCGATTGGATTAAACAAATCCCCATGGCCGCGCTGGTTGCAGTGATGGTGATGGTCTCCATCGGCACCTTCTCTTGGAGTTCAGTCAGGGATCTGAAAAAACACCCGCTCTCCACCAACATTGTCATGATTACTACTGTTGCCGTGGTCTTGGCGACCCATAATCTGGCGTTGGGCGTATTGGCTGGCGTGTTGCTAGCCACCCTCTTCTTTGCCAATAAAGTGGCGCGCCTGATGGTGATTAAACAAGCGCAGGAAAATGCTAACGCACCTCTGCAATACCAAGTTATCGGTCAAGTATTCTTTACTTCAGCAGAGAAGTTTCTGGAGTCGTTTGATTTCACCATTGCTGCAGAAAAAGTCGTTATCGACCTAACCCGCGCCCACTTCTGGGATATTACTGCGGTGTCGGCGCTCGATAGCGTGGTGATTAAATACCAGCGCCAAGGTGCTGAGGTAGAAGTAATTGGGATGAATGACGCCAGCAAAACTGTGATTGATAAATATGCTGTGCATAATGACCCTAAAGCTTTAGAAAAATTACTGAGCGACAATTGA
- a CDS encoding M48 family metallopeptidase, which produces MLRRSLILGSFLLIGGCLDNATTMMKSVVPVQLNSNEPVIAQIDKQHKKSMLAVGADIDRKRNQSSGLGLIKHSALENYANEQLTKLKKASGFESAPGRVYLFADTAFGARASADGNIYIPYAVIIDLKSSDELAALLAHELSHTIRGHSSSDIFVKVQKKGLAATSMVANFRKSDTGVVRSNDMKNIKKTMASVLITDGFINPGWTRVQESEADKLGLDIMIKAGYNPDGMFVLLDKVAQWDEKNSHIQQQRDAVLENMLGSFKLTDDKSALGQTLNSYFAQGATRFGAMVDSLNKSHDSAETRYDALLEYADKHYGDISSPALETRRWNAVAQNNSTKTMWQALQDTLAAREAIAQGNYRSAEKLIAKAKVHAQDQNFVNQTLYELGDAQRKNNTMQNGLNAGLKGQYPSLFLQVEKTKLASAKADKVPLPAAQGLANAFDAYGRPADYYNEVMTLLSKSDMKSQVLALQAECVAKYVGEGISCNVGDEEKDKQGADFSYKNMMKSFL; this is translated from the coding sequence ATGTTAAGAAGATCTTTAATACTAGGCTCGTTTCTACTGATTGGCGGTTGCCTAGATAACGCCACAACCATGATGAAGTCTGTGGTACCTGTTCAGCTCAACAGCAATGAACCTGTTATCGCGCAAATAGATAAACAGCACAAGAAGTCCATGCTGGCGGTGGGCGCTGACATTGACCGCAAACGCAATCAGAGCTCTGGCCTAGGCTTAATCAAGCATTCTGCCTTAGAAAACTATGCCAATGAGCAGCTCACAAAGCTAAAAAAGGCTTCGGGGTTTGAGTCTGCTCCCGGTCGTGTTTATTTATTTGCTGATACGGCATTCGGTGCAAGAGCCAGTGCCGACGGCAATATTTATATTCCTTATGCAGTCATCATAGACCTGAAAAGTAGCGATGAACTTGCTGCCTTATTAGCCCATGAGTTATCACACACGATCCGTGGCCACTCAAGCTCAGATATTTTTGTAAAGGTGCAGAAAAAAGGGCTTGCTGCAACGTCAATGGTTGCCAACTTCCGGAAAAGTGACACTGGAGTGGTACGTTCCAATGATATGAAAAACATCAAAAAAACCATGGCGTCGGTGTTAATTACAGATGGTTTTATTAATCCAGGCTGGACTCGGGTGCAAGAGTCGGAAGCAGATAAGCTGGGCCTGGATATTATGATTAAGGCCGGCTACAACCCCGATGGCATGTTTGTTTTGCTCGATAAAGTGGCCCAGTGGGACGAAAAAAACAGTCACATTCAACAGCAGCGTGACGCTGTTCTGGAAAACATGCTTGGGTCTTTTAAGCTCACTGATGACAAGTCAGCCTTAGGCCAAACACTCAATAGCTATTTCGCGCAAGGAGCGACTCGGTTCGGCGCGATGGTGGACAGTTTAAATAAAAGCCATGACTCTGCCGAGACTCGTTATGATGCCCTACTTGAATATGCAGATAAGCATTATGGCGATATAAGCTCCCCAGCACTTGAGACGCGGCGCTGGAATGCAGTAGCTCAGAACAACTCTACGAAAACTATGTGGCAAGCCTTGCAAGACACACTAGCAGCACGGGAAGCAATTGCTCAGGGCAATTACCGTTCAGCAGAGAAACTGATCGCTAAGGCTAAAGTGCATGCGCAAGATCAAAACTTTGTGAATCAAACCCTATACGAGCTGGGCGATGCTCAACGTAAAAATAACACCATGCAAAATGGCTTAAATGCTGGTTTGAAAGGTCAGTACCCTTCTTTGTTTTTACAAGTTGAAAAGACCAAGCTTGCCAGTGCCAAAGCCGATAAAGTGCCGCTGCCCGCTGCACAAGGGTTAGCCAATGCATTTGACGCCTACGGTCGCCCTGCAGACTACTATAACGAAGTGATGACTTTGCTTTCCAAGTCAGACATGAAGTCCCAAGTGCTAGCACTGCAGGCGGAATGCGTGGCTAAGTATGTCGGAGAAGGCATCAGCTGCAATGTTGGCGATGAAGAAAAAGACAAACAAGGCGCTGATTTTTCTTACAAAAACATGATGAAGTCATTCTTATAG